The proteins below are encoded in one region of Roseofilum capinflatum BLCC-M114:
- the nuoH gene encoding NADH-quinone oxidoreductase subunit NuoH: protein MNLGIDLQRSFIELLTHFGLPQGAAKALWIPLPMLVVLVGATVGVLVTTWLERKVSAAVQQRIGPEYMGPYGVLVPVADGLKLLLKQDIIPDKADPILFTLGPALVVIPVFLSFLIVPFGENLMISNVAIGIFLWIALSSVAPIGLLMSGYASNNKYSLLGGLRAAAQSISYEIPLAFCVLAIVMMSNSLSTIDIVDQQSGYGILGWNIWRQPVGFIIFWIAALAECERLPFDLPEAEEELVAGYQTEYAGMKFALFYLGSYVNLVLSGLLVAVLYLGGWEFIIPIEQVAQWLGIPETTAWLQVLMASLGITMVIFKTYLLVFIAVLCRWTLPRVRIDQLLDLGWKFLLPVSLVNLLLTAALKLVFPFAFGG, encoded by the coding sequence ATGAATTTAGGAATTGACTTACAAAGAAGTTTTATCGAATTGCTGACCCACTTCGGTCTTCCCCAGGGAGCAGCAAAAGCATTGTGGATTCCCCTACCCATGTTAGTGGTTCTAGTGGGCGCAACGGTGGGCGTATTGGTCACCACCTGGCTAGAGCGAAAAGTATCGGCTGCCGTGCAACAGCGCATCGGCCCCGAATATATGGGCCCTTATGGGGTCTTAGTCCCCGTTGCTGATGGTCTGAAACTCCTGCTCAAACAAGATATCATCCCCGACAAAGCCGATCCGATTTTATTTACCCTAGGGCCAGCCCTGGTGGTGATTCCGGTCTTTTTGTCCTTTCTGATTGTGCCCTTCGGAGAAAACTTGATGATCTCCAATGTGGCCATTGGTATCTTTTTGTGGATTGCCCTTTCCAGTGTGGCCCCCATTGGCTTACTCATGTCAGGCTATGCCTCCAATAACAAGTATTCCCTGTTGGGAGGACTGCGGGCCGCTGCCCAATCGATTAGCTATGAGATTCCGTTAGCGTTTTGCGTCCTGGCGATCGTCATGATGTCCAATAGCCTCAGTACCATCGATATTGTCGATCAACAATCCGGTTATGGCATCCTCGGCTGGAATATCTGGCGGCAACCGGTAGGATTTATCATTTTCTGGATTGCTGCTTTGGCTGAATGCGAGCGTCTACCCTTCGATTTACCCGAAGCTGAAGAAGAATTAGTGGCTGGATATCAAACCGAATACGCAGGGATGAAATTCGCCCTGTTTTATCTCGGTTCCTATGTGAACCTCGTACTCTCCGGTCTTCTGGTGGCCGTCCTATACTTAGGAGGATGGGAATTTATTATCCCCATTGAGCAAGTTGCCCAGTGGTTAGGCATACCCGAAACCACCGCCTGGTTACAAGTGCTGATGGCAAGTTTGGGAATTACTATGGTAATTTTCAAAACCTATTTACTGGTCTTTATTGCTGTTCTCTGTCGGTGGACGCTGCCCCGCGTGCGGATTGACCAACTGTTAGATTTAGGATGGAAATTCCTCTTACCGGTTTCTTTAGTCAATCTTCTATTGACCGCAGCTCTGAAGTTAGTCTTTCCCTTTGCCTTTGGCGGATAG
- a CDS encoding polysaccharide deacetylase family protein, with product MSLQLYPLYPILYQGLKPLFPQCLWQGNPDQKAIALTFDDGPHPQYTPELLNVLETYNVKANFFWLGYWVEQYPEIAKAVYNRGHWIGLHGYTHRNFPQLTPEQLYQDLYQTQTAILQACDLNPEERSHFRDVRPPNGLFTPQTLKLLQQWNYRPVMWTVVPEDWVNPGVSTVVKRVIETVCPGSLIVLHDGIYGGQSVAETIKQILPILLEQDYKLVSINHLWHSLEK from the coding sequence ATGTCACTCCAGCTATATCCTCTCTATCCCATCCTCTATCAAGGCTTAAAACCCTTATTTCCCCAATGTTTATGGCAGGGAAATCCCGATCAAAAGGCGATCGCCCTCACCTTTGATGATGGCCCCCATCCCCAATACACCCCAGAGCTGTTAAACGTATTAGAAACCTACAACGTCAAAGCCAACTTTTTTTGGCTCGGATACTGGGTCGAACAGTATCCCGAAATCGCCAAAGCCGTTTACAATCGAGGCCATTGGATCGGTTTACATGGCTATACCCATCGCAACTTTCCCCAACTGACCCCAGAACAACTCTACCAAGACTTATACCAAACCCAAACCGCCATTCTTCAGGCCTGCGATCTGAACCCGGAAGAGCGATCGCACTTTCGGGATGTGCGGCCTCCCAATGGTCTTTTCACCCCCCAAACCCTCAAACTGTTGCAACAATGGAACTATCGCCCAGTGATGTGGACAGTCGTTCCCGAAGATTGGGTTAATCCAGGCGTTTCCACCGTAGTTAAGCGCGTCATAGAAACCGTTTGTCCCGGTTCACTCATTGTTCTCCATGACGGCATCTATGGCGGTCAGAGCGTCGCAGAAACCATCAAGCAGATCCTACCCATCCTCTTAGAACAAGACTATAAGCTCGTTAGTATTAACCATCTCTGGCACTCTCTGGAGAAATAG